The following coding sequences lie in one Lolium perenne isolate Kyuss_39 chromosome 2, Kyuss_2.0, whole genome shotgun sequence genomic window:
- the LOC127330107 gene encoding uncharacterized protein: MARLLLLCLVSSHLAVTAVMARQFPVDSGARAITADAPSAAAGYRLHVHSLLESFAGSPLGSAHHAPHRHNPFDSHFAGGKIILGGLAAAIITSVFCYIRITRAKKITEPKT, encoded by the coding sequence ATGGCCCGGTTACTCCTCCTCTGCCTGGTGTCTAGCCATCTAGCGGTTACAGCCGTCATGGCGCGGCAGTTCCCCGTCGACAGCGGCGCAAGGGCCATCACAGCAGACGCTCCTTCTGCTGCGGCTGGATATCGGCTGCATGTCCATTCACTTCTGGAGTCCTTCGCCGGATCGCCACTGGGCTCGGCGCACCACGCGCCGCACAGGCACAACCCCTTCGACAGCCACTTCGCCGGGGGCAAGATCATACTGGGAGGCCTCGCGGCGGCGATCATCACTTCCGTGTTCTGCTACATCCGCATCACCAGGGCAAAGAAGATCACCGAGCCAAAAACTTGA